The genomic stretch TTTCATAGCGCCCGACGTAAAAACCTTTGTCCGGTTCAAACATGGTTGAGGCTACTTCCGCCAGCAGGTCAGTATAGTCGGATTTGAAAAGTACCCAGAGTCCCAGAGCTGCTTTTGTATTCAGGCAGGCTAACTGAGGCATGGCTTTACCTTCATGACTCATGGTCGCCCACGGAATTCCGTGACCGAGGATAGTGTCATAAACAAAGTAGGGGGCCTGATCCACAGCATCTTCTGTTTTTGCGGTCAGGATGCCTGTGTTCAGGAAACGTGATTCCTGTGCCTTGTATACTGCCCATGCGAATTTTGCCTGCATGGGGTCGGTATGTCTGGTGACTGAGGTATTGCGGTTTTCCGGCAGGTCCCAGTTATGCTCAATGCCGTCCAGTACAAAATTTTCAGTTACCACGAAGTTCGGGGCATGTTGATTTTCCGGTTCACGGGCATCGAACGGGACCGGCACTCCGTAAATAGTGATGGTGGAATAAGGGTCGATTTTTGATGCGGCATCAGTATTTGCACCCCACAGGGCGAAACCGCGCGCAGCATATTCTTCATAACCGAGTCTTCCCTCGGCGTAGTGAATCAGGTTATTCTCATCACGCTGATAGTAACTGGCCCCGAACATTGTTCCGTTGCGGTCCATCAGTTTGGTCCAGTTCCAGCGCATGACAGCCTTGTCGATCTGCTGTGAGTATTCTGGATGTCTCTCCTTGATAATGCGCAGCCAGATGAGCAGCCTCCCGAGATCAAGAGCCGACCAGCCAAGTGCTCCGGGCTGGTTGGCCCAGTCCACCATAGCGCCGTTGTCTGCGCTGTAAAACTGGTTTGGCAGATCGCCCCGGAACAGTTCCATTACATTCAGCCATGAAATAATTTTGCGGATACGCGAATCAAATTCTTTATCATCAATTAATCCCAGCTCGTTGGCGGAAAGAATAGCTGCCATATGGGCTGATAAATCCCACATGGTAAAAGGTGCGTAGTTCGGCTGTGCTCCGGCAAGTCCTGTATCGGGATTGACGTTGTTTTTAAAATAGCTCCATGCCGTTTGTGCCCACTGCTGCTCACGCTCGGTAAGCGGTCCCTGCCTTGCAATCTGACGACCGGCAGGTTTGATTTCCGCCGTACATGATGCAGGAAAGCTGAGTGCAGACCCGAAGCAGAGCAACGTGAAAAGTATGCTCAGCATAAATATTGCCTTCCGCTTCTGGCTGATCATGGTTGAGGCTCCGTTTTTTCCATGTTCAGCATGGGCTGAAATTCATTCTGGAATCTTGCCGGAGGAAGTCCTTTTTCCTCAAATGATTCATTTTCAAGGGTCAGTTCCCAGTATCCTTTGGTGACAGAGGGCTGAAACAGGGGACCGGAGAGCATGAAAGCCAGAGATTCAAGAATGACGGCGTTATCATTTAATGAAATCGCCTTGTTGATTGTTCCGCTGCTTTCATAAAATCCGGCGTACCAGCCTCCATAGCTGTCATACATGGTGACCACTGAGTCCATAAGCATATCAGTATAATCCTGATCAAACATAGCCCAGAGCAGGAAGCTTGCTCCAGTTGATACACAGGCTTGTTCTATTTGAGGGCGGCCGGATTTATCAATGGTTGCAAACGGTTCTCCAAGGGCCAGAACAGAATCGATAACAAAATAAGGCGGTCGGTCCAGATTATGATCAGCCCGGGCGGTGAGTATTCCGTCAACTGTATATCTGGACTTCTGAACTTCATAAATTGAGGCTGCAAACTGTTCTGATTTCAAGTCTTGCGGCCATCTATCAAAATCAGCAGCAGGACCGGGTTTTTTCCAGTTGAATTCTATGCCGTCAAGCAAGGGGAAAGTTGTGCTGACAGCACCTATCTGAAAAGGTTCGCCAAATGGACGCGGGCTGTTTCTTTCCTGTACGGGGCGATTGTCAAAAGGCAGCAGAATCTTATTGATGGTCATCAGTGAGTAGCTATCGGCCTTGAGAGATGCAGCAATATTGAAACCCCAGAGAGCGAATCCTTTTGCCGCATATTGCAAGTGTCCGAGCCGTCCCTGTCTGTACGCCCTGAGTTTTCCCTCCCGATAATATGAGCCGTATAGCAGTCCGTCCGCATCAATCAGGTTACGGAAATTCCAGCGCAGCACGGCACGGTCAATGGCAGCGGCGTGAGTCGGGTAGATATTACGTACAATACGCATCCAGATAAGCAGTCGGCCCAGTTCAAGTGCTGAATGACCGTCTTCCCCCGGTTGTCCTGCGCCATTTATGCTTTGTCCGGTACGTGCGTTGTAAAATGTGTTGGGAACTCCCAGAGAATTGAGCTGCATGGTATTCAGCCATGTTACGATCTTTGTCATGCGGGCATGAAATTCAACCTCTTCAAGAAGACCGATCCAGTTTGCAGAGGTCAGTGCCGCAAGATAGGAAGCTACATTGTCCATGGTCAGTGTGTCGCTGCCTACTGCGCCCTGCGGCAGTCCTGTTTCAGGAAATACGGTTCTGGTGAAGTATGTCCATGCCTGCTTAGCAATATTTAGCTGGTCTTCACTCAGTTGCGCCGGTTTATTGCTGCCCCATAGAGAATATTCTCCGGTAATATGTCTGGGGGAGACAGCTGTAGATGCCTCCTTAAAATTGAAAGCATCCGCATCTGTTTTATGCACAGGCACTTTGCAGCCGCAACAAAGCAGCAGTATACATATAAGTGCTGCCTGCAGGAGCCGTATAAAAGCTGTTCTGTATTCCATTAACTGATCACCATTCCATATATTTCGGACCCCACGGGGGGCGTGTTTTGCTTGGTTTTGATTTACTGCGTTTTGCTTTGCGTCCGGTCATAAAATTCCATATTGCTTCAAGGTCAAAATTGTATCCCAGAAAAATACTTCCATCCATTATGTCTCCGTCCTTGGCGCTGTTTCCCCACGGAAAGCCGTTGGGGGCATAGCTTGAGTATGCCAGAATAAACCCACCGGGAGACCAGTCATAATATCCGAAACCGTATGTAAAATCAGGATCTCCCGCTGTTGTCTGGGACGAATCCGGGTAAAGGTTGCCCTGTGCCCAGATGCTTATGTTATTCCAGATGGGGACGGAGAATCCCAGCCCGAACCATTGCTTCCACCAGCGTCCCTGCTGGTACTCAGGAGTAATGTTGTATGAGGCCCAGCCTAGTACTCTGGCCTCATCATCCGGATGAAGGAGCCTGACCACCTTTTCCGGTACTTCGAAGCGGTAGGTGGTGGTAATAGTTCCCTGATTAAGATCTGTAAATTCTTCACCGACTTTAGGAGAAAGCCTGTTGCCTCCGTAATTTGAGTATTCAAGGGACAGTGTGTCCGGTGCAAAGTTTGCCACTCCGAAACTATAGCTGAAATCCGGTTCATAACCCTGCTGATAGGTAGGGTCTGCATATTCATAAAATGTCACTCTGCCGTAGTAGGGTGACAGCCCGTTGAACCCGATGGTCTGGGTAAAGGACTGTTTTACTATTTCCTTTGGTGATTTCCCGTTTTTGTTGGCCTGCTGGATACTGTTCACCGCAGTTGTATAGCCTATGTTGATGGACATCTCCCTTGCCAGCACTTCACCGAAGGACTGCTTTCCGTTGAATTTCTCAGTATTAATTTTAAAAGAGCGTTCAATCATGTCCAGAAAACTCCAGCCCTTGTCAGTCTGATTGAATTTTTTCAATCCCGGGGACGGAATTTCTTTCATATACAGGTCGTCAGCGTGGCAGATGCTGCTTGAAATGAGCACTGTTAAAAACATGCATATCCAGACCCTGCCCGCAAGCATGACTGCCTACTTTCCGTCCTTGCCCATAATACGCAGGAACGGACCGAATTTTTTATAGTAAAGAGCTTCGAGGATAATTCCGTTGGTATTGCAGGTCGTAACTGCATTGATCCTCTGGTCATTCTCGTAAATTCCGGCATAAAAACCGTTGTCCGGTGTTGCCAGTTTATTTATTTTTTCCACTAACTGTTTGGAATATCCGGTTTCATAAAGTGTGTACCAGCCCAGTGCCGCCTTGGTGGACAGGGTTCGCCACTCAGCTGACTCCAGTCCTTCGGAAGTTATGCAGGCCCACTTTTTATTTTCGCCGTAGACAGTGTTGTAGACAAAGAAAGGATCTTCATTGAGAGCTGTTTCAGTCACCGCAGTGAAGATTCCTGTATTTTTGAAGCGGTTTTCCTGTGCAAGGTAGATGCGGTATGCAAATTCACGGGAATAGTGGTCAAAACCGAATTCTATCCCATCCAGAATATACGGTTCGCTGAGAGCGTAGGTGTGGGCGCCGAATATGGCAGAGGACCGCACATCAACCGGGACTTCCACATCTTCGATTTCAACAAATCCTGTATGATCAAGATAGCTGTACGCTGCGCTGATATCAAAACCGAGCAGGGCAAAAGATTTAGATACATATTCCTCGTAACCGAGACGACCTTCCTGATTGAGCTGTTCCACGGAATTCTTGTAGGTTACTCCGAAAAGCTGACCGTCTATGAACATGCGTTTGTAATTCCAGCGGGAAACTATTTCCCGTATTTTGGGAGTGTAGCGGCTGTATTCATAGAGAATGACATTGAAAGGGACAAAGAGCCGCCCGATATCAATGGCACTCCATCCTGTACCTGTATCGGAGGGCTTGTTCTGGTAGTCTGTCATGGAAAGTGACTTGGTATCGTATGCTTTGTTCGGCAGCTCTCCATTGTAGAGCGGTATTTTTGCCAGTGAATCAAGAGCCTTTTCCATGCGGGAATGAAATTCTTCTTCAGATATTATTTCCAGCTTGTACGCAGAAATAAGTCCCAGCAGATAGGATGCGGTATCCCACAGAGTTGTGAAGTGGAAGCCGGAAACAGAGTCGGCCAGACCGGTATCTTGATTCCAGTTTGTTTCGAAATACTTCCACGCTGTGCGGGCAGTTTTCATTTCCGGTTCAGTCAGATCACGCAAAGGAGGATTCGGGATATCCGGAGTAAATTCTACTAAAGCAACTTCACTGCCTGATTTGTCCATGGCCGTAAGAGTTCGAGTATCCTGAAGATGGCTTAGGTCGGTCAGGAAAAATATGATGAATCCTGTTGTGATAAGCCCCAGAATGACGGCTATCTGGCTGCGCATTTCAAGTATCTGCTGTTTGAAGCCCATATCTTTCTCCGCATAAAAATTATTCTTCTGCAATCAGGGTATCCACAGGGGGGCATCCCCTTATCCTGATCTATAATAGTCTGTCTGCTTCGGTTTTCCAGGTTGCGGCCCGCACAATTACCATTAGTGAGGACATGTTCAGCATGGACCAGAAGGTCGCTATTATGAATCCGAGCAGGTCGTATTCATAACCGAGAGCAATACGGCCCAGATACCAGATGATCCCTGCAACATTGAGCACTATGACAAAAATCTGCGGGCGAACCAGATCCAGCCTGGCTCTGCTTTCACCTGTTTTCGGTGTTACCTTGAATTTGATGGTTTCTCCCTTGAGCACTGTCCAGATGGCTTTGATATTTAATGGGAAAAAAGCCACATAATACTGGACATTACGCAGGGTATTAACTCCCCATGTGCCGAGCATGAAAGTAATCTGACATATAATCTGAAAAGAAAGGATATGGATAAAGAAATCCAGATCAAATCCTTTAACCGGAACAATTCCGGTGAAATAGAAAATTGCCGGAGTAATTAGAAAAATGAGCATCCAGAAGGCTGCGAAATATGAAAAAGTGGAGGCGAAATACATGAGCCGCTGACCTATGGACAGGCCGGGCAGGGTTGCGGGATTGTCCTGACGGAGCAGGTCAAGGGTTCCGCCGGCGTATTTGAAATTCTGGGTCAGATATGATTCCAGATCCTGAGGGGAAAGCATTTTAGAAAGTATTTCAGGGTGGTGTACTGATCTCCAGTTTCTGCTTTGATCTGCATGCAGAAGCATGGATGTATAGATGTCTTCGGATACATGGTATTTGTAGGGAGTGACTTCTGTATCGGTCATAAACCCGCGTGCTGCGCCGAACCTGATTGCTTCAGCAAGTTCAGGATCGTCAGCATCCTTACTGGCAAGGTCTGCATGTTTTTCAACTTCATCAATGTAGCGGAGCAGTGCGGCTCTTTGTACAGCTTCCCTCCTGTGCAAAGAGCCGGCACCGCAACAGAATGCTGCATTATAATTCATGCGGCGTCTTAGAATGCAGTCATAAAACATTCTGGGATCACTGCCGAAAATATCTTTTCCCACAAAGACTCTGCCGATAATTTTTTCAAAAAAAGCTCCGATTGAACCTGATATTTTACCGAATCTTTTACTGAGCCATTCCTCTAGACTGACTCCCTGAGGGATGTCATAAAACCATTGAGGAGTCTGCACCCATGCCACTTCGGGGTCTTTGAAGTAGCCAAGTGTTCTTTCCAGAAATTGTGGAAAAGGGCGGGTGTCGGCATCAAGAATTACGATGATATCACCGGAGGTCAGTTCCATGGCATTACGCAGGTTTCCGGCCTTGAATCCACGGTTGTCATCTCTGGTGATATAGTTGACACCTTCTTCAAGAGCTACTGCATGCATTTCCTCCCGTTTACCGTCATCAAGAACGTGGATTTTTATGTCGACGGCATAAGGGTAGGTAACTGCTTTGGAATCACGGATACTGTAGCGGACCAGTTCAGGATCTTCGGTGTAGGTTGGCAGAAAGATATCAATGCTGATCGGTCTGTCCTGCGGTGGACGGTCTTTCTCAGACAGTATTTCACTTACTGTTTCGGGCGGAGTTTTAGGCGCTTCATCCTTATTGGCCCACAGATTTACAATAAATAAGGTTGTACTCAGAAAGGCCATGGTCTCGGCAAGAGCCAGAGGGATGGAGAACCAGAGGGCTTCGGTGTTGAGAGAGTATACCCAGCGCCAGTGAAAGTACCAGACTCCCATCGCCAGATTGATGGTGGCCAGATATTGATACAGAAACTGCCGGCCGTTTGAGAATGGAACTGGCTGGTACGGTTTTCTGTCTTCGTATTGTGAAAAGTAAAAGTCCTTCATAGCACTTACCCTGCGCTGTTAAAAACTGCTAATACTCGGCAAGGGCGTCTTTTTCACAAGGAAATATTGCCAGAACCCTGTCCAGCCTGGTTAACTTGAGAAGTTCTTCAACCTGTTCATTTACCTCGCAAAGTTTGATGTCTCCTTTTACACCCACCTGACGGAGTGCTGAAATTATTGCCCCCAGTCCTGAGCTGTCGACAAAGTCAATGTTTTCAAGGTTGAGCAGTAAACGCAGGTTTCCTTCTTCAATCAGTCTGAGCAGGGCTGTTTTGAAATCAAGAGCTGTGCTGGCATCAAGACGGTGAGTTTCAGGTTTTACCACGCAGATATCGTTTTTTACTTGAATGTCTACTTTAAGCATTAGCTGTTTCTCCTCGCTGTTAAATAGTTGGCTGAAAATATCAGGCTTTGCGGTGAATCATACGTATCCGCATTACATCTATGAACATACGGATTGAGTCCCGCAGGGGATCTATTTTTGAGCCTTCGACATGTTCCCATTTTACCGGTATTTCCTTGATGCAATAGCCAAGCTTGCGGGCAAGAAAAAGTTGCTCCACATCAAAGCTGAAGCCGTAGAGCTTTTGCATGTCTGCAATCTTTTTACCCGCCTCACTGCTGAAAGCCTTGAATCCGCATTGGGTATCTTTAATTCCCCGAATGGCGAAGAGCCCGACTACCGAGTTGAATGTGAAACTCATCAGTTCCCGGTAAAATGGTTTTTTTTCCACTTCAGAATCGTCCATCCTGCGTGAACCGATGACTACCTCACAGCCTTTTTCCAGCTCAGGAAGGAATTTATTTACTTCTTCAATAGGAGTTGAGAGATCTGCGTCAGAAAAAAGAATGTATTTACCGTGTGCCCGCAGCATGCCCCTGGCAACGGAAAATCCCTTACCTACATTTTTAACATTTTCCATGATGGAACTGACATTTTGATCTTTCATTTCATTGCCGTATATATCTACGGTTTTAATCACTTCGGTTGTCCAGTCCCGGCTGCCGTCATCCACCACTATAATTTCACTTTTGTAAGGCTGGGCATTTAGAAATTCCTTCACTGTATACAGGGTGTCGGCTATTCTCTCCTGCTCATTGTAGGCAGGTATGACTACCGAAAGGTAGATATCATTTTGAGCGTTATTCATTAACAGACCTCACTTTTTGGCGGTAAGCCCAACTCCTGCTGAAATCACGAGGATTCCAGCCCATCGGGTTGGTGATATGGTATCTCCGAACATCCATAATGATCCCAGTGCAACCAGTACATAACCGGAACTCAGGAGCGGGTAGGCATAGCTGAGATCAAGCCTGCTGAGCACTGCTACCCAGATCATCATGGCAAGTCCGTATGCAATAAGTCCGGTAAAAACCCAGGGCTGAAAAATAATCTGAAAGAAGGTCATGATATCTGGATCTGTCAGCGGTCCCAGAGCAGTCATTCCTTTTTTCATGAAAAGTTGTCCGAGCACTCCCAGAATTACAGAGCAGGCTACAAGGAAATATGATTTCATGGTTATACTCCTCAGCTCCTTGATATCAGGACAATACCGAACATTATTACTGCAATGCCCGCATAGCGGTGTATGGGTATTTCCTCTTTAAAGAAAAGTTTTGATGCGACGGTTACCAGCACATAACCCAGACTCATCATGGGGTAGGCAAGGCTAAGTTCCATGCGGGATAAAACTATGAGCCAGAGAAAAGCTCCCAGTCCTAGAGTTGTGATGCCAAGAAATATATGGATGTTGGCTGCGGCTGCAATTACGCCTTTCCCATCCGCCATTTCAGATTTGATTCTGACCGCTCCGAGTTTCTGGAAAATCTGTCCCAGAGTGGTCATGGTCACTGATAAGACTACAAGCAGATATTCCATTATATCTCCTCCGTCCGGCTGTCTGAAATGTCCTTTTCCATAATCAGAACATTGGCATTTATTCCGGTTTCATAAACGACAGAGTCCATTACATGCTTTATGAGATACAGGCCGTAGCCGCCTTCATGAGCTTTTTCCAGATCAGGCTTGGATACATTCTTAAAATCAAATCCCGGACCATTATCCTCAACTTCAATGATCAGTTTTTTTCCGTCAGAGACCAGTGTCAGGACCACACTGCTTTCTTTTGAATTTTCAGCATGGCGTATGGCGTTGCTCACTGCTTCGGATACAGCAAGGTCAACGTGCCGGCTGGTTTTCTCATCCAGAGTCAGTTTTTCACAGCATTCTTTGACCATGGCTGCGCTGATGGAAAGATTTTTCAGGTCCGGCCTGAATTTTTTGTTTATGAATAGCTGGTTTGTCATTAAATATCCCCGTTTTCATCCGCTTTTGAATAAAGAATATGCATGGAGATTTCCGGAGGGCAGTTGAATCTGGCTTGAACTCCGGAACACCCCGTTCCCCGTGAAGTATATCCAGACATATTTTTGTATTGCCAGCTTCCGGAGGTCATTGCTCTTGGACAGTTTGCATGAGTGATTACAGGAAAACCTCCGGGAAGACATATCTGACCGCCGTGGGTATGTCCGCATATATAAAGATCTGTATTGTATTCTGCCGCTTCGGCATAAAGCTCAGGAGAATGGCTGAGCAGGATTGTGTATGTGTTGTCAGGTCGTGAACTGAAAGCCCTGTCAAGATCGTGAGAACCGTAAAAGTGCGGATCATCCACTCCGGCTATAAATATCTCGGATTCACCATGCCTGATGATAGAATTTTCATTGAGCAGGACTTTAATGCCGCTTTCTTCTAGAGAATGGACCTGTTCCAGAAAGTCATGATTTCCCAGAATCGCATAAGTTCCGTGCTGACAGTGAATGTGTTTTATAAGGCGGTTCATTCCAATAGAAGACGGGGTATAGCTGTGATGAGTCAGTAACCGGTAGTCACCGGTGAGAACGCAGAGGTCGTATTCAAGATCGTCCAGCACAGTGAAAAGGGCCTCGCCGCCATCAATAAATCCGTCAACGTGGATGTCGGTCAGTTGAAGTATCTTAAATCCTTCAAGATCAGGAGCGAGGTCTGAAATTTCAATGGCGTTTTCCTCCACTCTGAAGTCAAGGCTGTTGCGTCTGCCTCTGCTACGCATGCCTGAAATTCGCAGCATGATATCTACAAAGGTTATGAAAGCTTCGATATTTTCAAGATGGATTTTACCGAATCCTTTGCCGTAAAGTTCAGCTGAGTGTTCAACCTGCAATTTAAGCCGCTGTGCGGCTGCCTGTTCTCCCATCCGCAGAGACATGCGGGTGTAGAATTCCTGTGCAAGGGAAGTCATATTCATGATTCTTCTCCGGCAAATTCAAGGCAGCAGATTGTGACATCATCCTGTAGTGGAAGGTTTTCTCCGAATTTCAGCATTTCTTCATAAATATGATCAAGCACTGCTTTCGAGTATCTGGAGGCATTTTCAGTAATAATGGATATAAGGCGCTGCTCGCCGAACATTTCGTGCGATGGAGATTCGTATTCCGATAGTCCGTCAGTATAAACAAAAAGCCTGTCGCCTGCGTTGAAAGGAATTTCATCCTCCTCAAAAGGAATACCGATGTTGATACCGATAACGCTTCCACCTCTTTCAAGCTGTTCAATTGTTCCGTCACGGCGTTGCAGTATGGGGGGCAGGTGTCCGGCACTGCTGTATCTCAATGTCTCGCGGGATTTGTTAACGATCCCGTAAAACATGGTGAAATGCTTATTGAGCCGTTCAATGGGGAAATCAGAATCAAGCTGTTTTAAAAGGTCACCGGGAGAGGTTATGTTCTGTTGCTGTACCAGATGGGCGCTGCCTGAAAGGAGTCTGGATACGGATATTGCTGCAAGTGCCGCTGAAACACCGTGCCCGCTGATATCCATCAGATAAAATCCGGTATTATCTTCATCCAGCTTGATAAGATCAAACATATCGCCACCTACATCGCCACTGGGTTTGAAAAGCCAGTTCAGCGAGAGGTTGTTTATGTTTGAATCTATTTCCGGCAGAAAGCTTTGCTGAATAAAGGCCGCAGAATTCAGGTCTTCTTTAATTATACGTGCCTTCAGTTTGTTGTCTGTTATCAGTTCATACTGATCAAGTCCTGCATTGATGACTTTTAAAAGAGTGTCCCGCTCGGTCGGTTTAGTCAGGAATCTGAATACATATCCCTGATTAAGAGCAGTTACAGCTGCATGAATATCAGCGTGCCCGGTGAGAATAATACCTACGCTGTCTTCATTTAACTTACCTATTTCCGAGAGCAGAGTGAGTCCGTCCATATCCGGCATTTTAAGGTCTGACACAACAACAGGATATGGGCCGTTATCCCTGAACATTTGCAGGGCTTTTTCAGGGTGATCGGCTGTATCTATTTTGAACTCTTTGCGCAGAAGATTGCGGAATGAGGTAAGGATATTCACATCGTCATCCACGAAAAGGACTCTAGGCTTCATAAGTTCCTCAATAGATTGAGTTGATTTTTCAAATTTCAATATTTATACTAGTATAAATTATACCGTAACGTCTATTAAAGAAATAATTAATTGTATTATAGCATTTTTCTGACACTATTCAGA from Maridesulfovibrio zosterae DSM 11974 encodes the following:
- a CDS encoding DUF3131 domain-containing protein, whose protein sequence is MISQKRKAIFMLSILFTLLCFGSALSFPASCTAEIKPAGRQIARQGPLTEREQQWAQTAWSYFKNNVNPDTGLAGAQPNYAPFTMWDLSAHMAAILSANELGLIDDKEFDSRIRKIISWLNVMELFRGDLPNQFYSADNGAMVDWANQPGALGWSALDLGRLLIWLRIIKERHPEYSQQIDKAVMRWNWTKLMDRNGTMFGASYYQRDENNLIHYAEGRLGYEEYAARGFALWGANTDAASKIDPYSTITIYGVPVPFDAREPENQHAPNFVVTENFVLDGIEHNWDLPENRNTSVTRHTDPMQAKFAWAVYKAQESRFLNTGILTAKTEDAVDQAPYFVYDTILGHGIPWATMSHEGKAMPQLACLNTKAALGLWVLFKSDYTDLLAEVASTMFEPDKGFYVGRYEKTGKINKAITLNGNGVIMEILLYKAQGKLLKYSEKESYWDKFFKTNSLPGKALPPWKYQPYITIHKYDP
- a CDS encoding DUF3131 domain-containing protein, with the translated sequence MEYRTAFIRLLQAALICILLLCCGCKVPVHKTDADAFNFKEASTAVSPRHITGEYSLWGSNKPAQLSEDQLNIAKQAWTYFTRTVFPETGLPQGAVGSDTLTMDNVASYLAALTSANWIGLLEEVEFHARMTKIVTWLNTMQLNSLGVPNTFYNARTGQSINGAGQPGEDGHSALELGRLLIWMRIVRNIYPTHAAAIDRAVLRWNFRNLIDADGLLYGSYYREGKLRAYRQGRLGHLQYAAKGFALWGFNIAASLKADSYSLMTINKILLPFDNRPVQERNSPRPFGEPFQIGAVSTTFPLLDGIEFNWKKPGPAADFDRWPQDLKSEQFAASIYEVQKSRYTVDGILTARADHNLDRPPYFVIDSVLALGEPFATIDKSGRPQIEQACVSTGASFLLWAMFDQDYTDMLMDSVVTMYDSYGGWYAGFYESSGTINKAISLNDNAVILESLAFMLSGPLFQPSVTKGYWELTLENESFEEKGLPPARFQNEFQPMLNMEKTEPQP
- a CDS encoding DUF3131 domain-containing protein, whose protein sequence is MGFKQQILEMRSQIAVILGLITTGFIIFFLTDLSHLQDTRTLTAMDKSGSEVALVEFTPDIPNPPLRDLTEPEMKTARTAWKYFETNWNQDTGLADSVSGFHFTTLWDTASYLLGLISAYKLEIISEEEFHSRMEKALDSLAKIPLYNGELPNKAYDTKSLSMTDYQNKPSDTGTGWSAIDIGRLFVPFNVILYEYSRYTPKIREIVSRWNYKRMFIDGQLFGVTYKNSVEQLNQEGRLGYEEYVSKSFALLGFDISAAYSYLDHTGFVEIEDVEVPVDVRSSAIFGAHTYALSEPYILDGIEFGFDHYSREFAYRIYLAQENRFKNTGIFTAVTETALNEDPFFVYNTVYGENKKWACITSEGLESAEWRTLSTKAALGWYTLYETGYSKQLVEKINKLATPDNGFYAGIYENDQRINAVTTCNTNGIILEALYYKKFGPFLRIMGKDGK
- a CDS encoding glycosyltransferase: MKDFYFSQYEDRKPYQPVPFSNGRQFLYQYLATINLAMGVWYFHWRWVYSLNTEALWFSIPLALAETMAFLSTTLFIVNLWANKDEAPKTPPETVSEILSEKDRPPQDRPISIDIFLPTYTEDPELVRYSIRDSKAVTYPYAVDIKIHVLDDGKREEMHAVALEEGVNYITRDDNRGFKAGNLRNAMELTSGDIIVILDADTRPFPQFLERTLGYFKDPEVAWVQTPQWFYDIPQGVSLEEWLSKRFGKISGSIGAFFEKIIGRVFVGKDIFGSDPRMFYDCILRRRMNYNAAFCCGAGSLHRREAVQRAALLRYIDEVEKHADLASKDADDPELAEAIRFGAARGFMTDTEVTPYKYHVSEDIYTSMLLHADQSRNWRSVHHPEILSKMLSPQDLESYLTQNFKYAGGTLDLLRQDNPATLPGLSIGQRLMYFASTFSYFAAFWMLIFLITPAIFYFTGIVPVKGFDLDFFIHILSFQIICQITFMLGTWGVNTLRNVQYYVAFFPLNIKAIWTVLKGETIKFKVTPKTGESRARLDLVRPQIFVIVLNVAGIIWYLGRIALGYEYDLLGFIIATFWSMLNMSSLMVIVRAATWKTEADRLL
- a CDS encoding STAS domain-containing protein, with the protein product MLKVDIQVKNDICVVKPETHRLDASTALDFKTALLRLIEEGNLRLLLNLENIDFVDSSGLGAIISALRQVGVKGDIKLCEVNEQVEELLKLTRLDRVLAIFPCEKDALAEY
- a CDS encoding dolichyl-phosphate beta-glucosyltransferase: MNNAQNDIYLSVVIPAYNEQERIADTLYTVKEFLNAQPYKSEIIVVDDGSRDWTTEVIKTVDIYGNEMKDQNVSSIMENVKNVGKGFSVARGMLRAHGKYILFSDADLSTPIEEVNKFLPELEKGCEVVIGSRRMDDSEVEKKPFYRELMSFTFNSVVGLFAIRGIKDTQCGFKAFSSEAGKKIADMQKLYGFSFDVEQLFLARKLGYCIKEIPVKWEHVEGSKIDPLRDSIRMFIDVMRIRMIHRKA
- a CDS encoding EamA family transporter codes for the protein MEYLLVVLSVTMTTLGQIFQKLGAVRIKSEMADGKGVIAAAANIHIFLGITTLGLGAFLWLIVLSRMELSLAYPMMSLGYVLVTVASKLFFKEEIPIHRYAGIAVIMFGIVLISRS
- a CDS encoding ATP-binding protein; its protein translation is MTNQLFINKKFRPDLKNLSISAAMVKECCEKLTLDEKTSRHVDLAVSEAVSNAIRHAENSKESSVVLTLVSDGKKLIIEVEDNGPGFDFKNVSKPDLEKAHEGGYGLYLIKHVMDSVVYETGINANVLIMEKDISDSRTEEI
- a CDS encoding metallophosphoesterase, yielding MNMTSLAQEFYTRMSLRMGEQAAAQRLKLQVEHSAELYGKGFGKIHLENIEAFITFVDIMLRISGMRSRGRRNSLDFRVEENAIEISDLAPDLEGFKILQLTDIHVDGFIDGGEALFTVLDDLEYDLCVLTGDYRLLTHHSYTPSSIGMNRLIKHIHCQHGTYAILGNHDFLEQVHSLEESGIKVLLNENSIIRHGESEIFIAGVDDPHFYGSHDLDRAFSSRPDNTYTILLSHSPELYAEAAEYNTDLYICGHTHGGQICLPGGFPVITHANCPRAMTSGSWQYKNMSGYTSRGTGCSGVQARFNCPPEISMHILYSKADENGDI
- a CDS encoding SpoIIE family protein phosphatase, whose translation is MKPRVLFVDDDVNILTSFRNLLRKEFKIDTADHPEKALQMFRDNGPYPVVVSDLKMPDMDGLTLLSEIGKLNEDSVGIILTGHADIHAAVTALNQGYVFRFLTKPTERDTLLKVINAGLDQYELITDNKLKARIIKEDLNSAAFIQQSFLPEIDSNINNLSLNWLFKPSGDVGGDMFDLIKLDEDNTGFYLMDISGHGVSAALAAISVSRLLSGSAHLVQQQNITSPGDLLKQLDSDFPIERLNKHFTMFYGIVNKSRETLRYSSAGHLPPILQRRDGTIEQLERGGSVIGINIGIPFEEDEIPFNAGDRLFVYTDGLSEYESPSHEMFGEQRLISIITENASRYSKAVLDHIYEEMLKFGENLPLQDDVTICCLEFAGEES